In Micromonospora inyonensis, the genomic window GCCATCCCGGTTCCGGACCCGGTCGTGCAGCGCGGGCGTCGCGAACTCGCTGGGGCGCAGTGAGCGTGCACAGGAAGGGACAGGAGTCTCAATCGTGAAGAGCGAGTACGCGACGCCCGGGCGCTACGGGGTCAAGCAGGTCGCCACCGGAACCCGCGGGATGGTCGTCAGCTCCGAGCCGATCGCGGTCGAGGCGGGGGCGGCGGTGCTGCGCGAGGGCGGAAACGCGCTGGATGCTGCGCTCGCCGTCGCGGCCACACAGCTGGTCACCGAACCGCACATGACCTCCATCACCGGCGGCATCTCGCTGGTGTACCGCGAGGCCGCCACGGGAGAGGCATCCTATCTGTCGGGGAACATCAACGCGCCGTTGGCGGAGCTGGCCGACTTCGTCGGAGCCGATCTCCATCGTGCTCGTGGCGTTCCTGTTCCGGGGTGGTGGCCGGCCTTCCTGGCCGCTCATGAGCGCTTCGGCTCCCTGTCGATCGGCCGCCTCCTGGAGCCCGCGATCGACGTGGCGCGGGAAGGGTTCGCGGTCTCCTCGTACCTGTTCGGGGAGATGTATCACGCGCGGCAGAACCTTGGCCGCAATCCACAGTCCCGGGAGATGTTCTTCCGTGACGGTTCGATCATCGGTCCCGGCCAGCCGTTGGTGCAGGAGCGCGTGGCGCGCACACTCGAACGACTGCGCGACGAGGGGATGAGCTACTACCTCGGGGACTTCGCCCGGGCGTTCTGCGCCGCCAGCGACTCCGACGGCGGGGTCATCACACTGGACGACTTCGAGGCGTATCGCGCCGAATGGGCCGCGCCCGTGCGTGGCAGCTACCGCGGATTCGAGGTCATCGGGTCGGCGCCGCCGGACGACGGCGGACTGCAGTTGGTGGAGGCGTTCAACATCCTGGAGAACCTGGATCTCCCGGCCCTGGGCCCGGCCAGCCAGTCTCCGAAGACCTTGTCCGCGCTCATCGCAGCCCACAACGCGGTGTACTACGCCGCTCCCCGCGAGCGGCGTTTCCGTGACAGCGGGCGCGTGATGGACGTGCTGCTGTCGAAGGAGTACGGGCGTCAGCGCTCCGAACTGCTCGACACGCTCGCGAATCCGGTGGCTGCGGCACCACCCACCCCGGGGACGATCCATCTCTCGGTGGTGGACGCCGATCACAACGTGGCGACCCTGACGCACTCGCACATGGCCTCGCCGTGGGTGAACGGGCTGTACGCCGAGGGGTTCCAGCTCGCGGGCGGTGGTTCGTT contains:
- a CDS encoding gamma-glutamyltransferase yields the protein MKSEYATPGRYGVKQVATGTRGMVVSSEPIAVEAGAAVLREGGNALDAALAVAATQLVTEPHMTSITGGISLVYREAATGEASYLSGNINAPLAELADFVGADLHRARGVPVPGWWPAFLAAHERFGSLSIGRLLEPAIDVAREGFAVSSYLFGEMYHARQNLGRNPQSREMFFRDGSIIGPGQPLVQERVARTLERLRDEGMSYYLGDFARAFCAASDSDGGVITLDDFEAYRAEWAAPVRGSYRGFEVIGSAPPDDGGLQLVEAFNILENLDLPALGPASQSPKTLSALIAAHNAVYYAAPRERRFRDSGRVMDVLLSKEYGRQRSELLDTLANPVAAAPPTPGTIHLSVVDADHNVATLTHSHMASPWVNGLYAEGFQLAGGGSFFQRVMPQPGERATIYLAPSMVLRDGRPVIVSGSPSVSLVACVLQNLVNLMDFGMTIEQSVAEPRFGVRPHDPSRGWVPGTTIESGFAENVRHEVRGWASRNRLWMREIGPWNSMTGNFDGITIDPGSGLMRSCADPRRMGAAVAA